From the genome of Columba livia isolate bColLiv1 breed racing homer unplaced genomic scaffold, bColLiv1.pat.W.v2 Scaffold_232, whole genome shotgun sequence, one region includes:
- the LOC135578029 gene encoding myosin light chain kinase, smooth muscle-like, translated as MALGALGVTKSHQESPRPLGVPKAIGCHQESPRVLNAIGCHQGHWVSSRALGVTKSPQESSMPLGGSKSPQESQRPLGVPKSFGCPQESSRPLGCPQESPRPLGVTKKVPKSPQDHWVSPRALGVPKRPQESSTPLGGPKSPQELWVCPRVPKANGVPKSIGCHQEGPQESSRPLGVTKSPQESSRPLGVPKSPQDHWVSPRPLGVTKKVPKSPQDHWVSSRALGVTKSPQESPRPLGVPKSFGCHQEGP; from the exons ATGGCCTTGGG AGCTTTGGGTGTCACCAAGAGTCACCAAGAGTCCCCAAggccattgggtgtccccaaggccatTGGGTGTCACCAAGAGTCCCCAAGAGTCCTCAATGCCATTGGGTGTCACCAAGGCCATTGGGTGTCCTCAAGAGCTTTGGGTGTCACCAAGAGTCCCCAAGAGTCCTCAATGCCATTGGGTGGCTCCAAGAGTCCCCAAGAGTCCCAAAGGCCACTGGGTGTCCCCAAGAGCTTTGGGTGTCCCCAAGAGTCCTCAAggccattgg GGTGTCCCCAAGAGTCCCCAAGGCCATTGGGTGTCACCAAGAAGGTCCCCAAGAGTCCCCAAgaccattgggtgtccccaagagCTTTGGGTGTCCCCAAGAGACCCCAAGAGTCCTCAACGCCATTGGGTGGTCCCAAGAGTCCCCAAGAGCTTTGGGTATGCCCAAGAGTCCCCAAGGCCAATGG agTCCCCAAGAGCATTGGGTGTCACCAAGAGGGTCCCCAAGAGTCCTCAAGGCCATTGGGTGTCACCAAGAGTCCCCAAGAGTCCTCAAggccattgggtgtccccaagagTCCCCAAGACCACTGGGTGTCCCCGAGGCCATTGGGTGTCACCAAGAAGGTACCCAAGAGTCCTCAAGACCATTGGGTGTCCTCAAGAGCTTTGGGTGTCACCAAGAGTCCCCAAGAGTCCCCAAggccattgggtgtccccaagagCTTTGGGTGTCACCAAGAGGGTCCCTAA